A portion of the Acidisarcina polymorpha genome contains these proteins:
- a CDS encoding methylated-DNA--[protein]-cysteine S-methyltransferase, which yields MSMIEHFLMESPLGTLTLVNTNGVLSGLYMPDHLRGPRAESLGSRVTSGFDIVRSQLSEYFERKRIHFDLSIALYGTTFQQSVWNLLQTIPYGETRSYGELADLLGNRLAIRAVGLANGRNPISVIIPCHRVVGSNGSLTGYAGGLEQKRRLLELEAANVISQRQLSLS from the coding sequence ATGTCAATGATTGAGCATTTCCTGATGGAGTCGCCATTGGGCACTCTGACGCTGGTGAATACGAACGGAGTTCTGAGCGGCCTATACATGCCGGATCACCTCAGGGGACCAAGAGCAGAGTCGCTCGGATCTAGGGTAACGTCGGGCTTCGACATTGTCCGTTCGCAACTCAGTGAGTATTTCGAACGCAAGCGCATTCACTTCGACTTGTCCATCGCGCTATACGGAACGACCTTCCAGCAATCAGTGTGGAACCTACTGCAAACAATCCCGTATGGAGAGACACGCTCTTATGGAGAGCTTGCAGACTTGCTGGGCAACCGCCTCGCCATCCGTGCCGTGGGGCTTGCGAACGGAAGGAATCCGATCAGCGTTATCATTCCGTGCCACCGCGTTGTCGGCAGCAACGGAAGTCTTACGGGCTATGCTGGCGGCCTCGAACAGAAACGTAGGCTGCTGGAATTAGAAGCAGCCAACGTAATATCCCAGAGGCAACTCAGCCTTTCGTAG
- a CDS encoding ester cyclase, whose protein sequence is MSREQENKAIVGRWFTSFWGSTCDLSIVDELAAPDMLLQYSLHEPRRGHADIKAFMTDFRVAFPDLSFGGAADLIAEGDYVVGRWLGGGTHSGPAFSDFLAGSLPAATGRKMHFTGTTVLRLENGKIAKEIGLDDGVTALTQLGLIRAV, encoded by the coding sequence ATGTCGAGAGAACAAGAGAACAAAGCCATCGTAGGTCGTTGGTTTACCAGCTTCTGGGGATCCACATGCGATCTCAGCATCGTTGACGAACTCGCCGCACCGGACATGCTCTTGCAGTATTCGTTGCACGAGCCCCGTCGCGGACACGCGGACATCAAGGCGTTCATGACTGATTTCCGCGTCGCGTTCCCAGACCTCAGCTTCGGCGGAGCGGCGGATCTCATCGCCGAAGGGGACTATGTCGTGGGTCGTTGGCTAGGTGGCGGCACGCACAGTGGTCCTGCATTCTCCGACTTCCTGGCAGGATCGTTGCCGGCAGCGACGGGTCGCAAGATGCATTTCACCGGAACGACGGTGCTCCGTCTGGAGAACGGCAAGATCGCCAAAGAGATTGGACTCGACGACGGTGTCACCGCTCTCACTCAGCTTGGCCTAATTCGCGCTGTCTAA
- a CDS encoding DNA mismatch endonuclease Vsr encodes MLKRNALRTLDGAIVPAQVPMGSWASTPAVRRVMQGNKSRDTKPEIAVRSAVHALGMRYRVSARPLRDLRRTADLVFRNARIAVFVDGCFWHGCPEHHAPPRTNASYWATKIRGNKSRDEDTTERLRQEGWTVLRFWSHEEPLSVATQIAKVVATTFARVSPSPKGRHNVND; translated from the coding sequence ATGTTAAAGAGGAACGCATTAAGGACGCTCGACGGTGCCATCGTCCCAGCCCAAGTGCCTATGGGCTCGTGGGCCAGTACGCCAGCTGTACGTCGAGTGATGCAGGGAAACAAGTCCAGGGACACAAAGCCTGAGATCGCTGTGAGGTCAGCCGTACATGCGCTGGGGATGCGCTATCGCGTTTCGGCGCGGCCGCTACGAGACCTCAGGAGGACTGCCGATTTGGTCTTTCGAAATGCGAGGATCGCGGTTTTCGTTGATGGATGCTTCTGGCATGGATGTCCAGAACATCATGCACCGCCCAGGACAAACGCGAGCTACTGGGCAACGAAGATCCGAGGCAACAAGAGCCGGGATGAGGACACGACAGAACGACTCCGTCAGGAAGGTTGGACTGTTCTGAGATTCTGGTCACACGAAGAACCGCTGAGTGTGGCAACGCAGATCGCAAAGGTCGTTGCAACAACGTTCGCGCGGGTAAGCCCGTCGCCGAAAGGAAGACACAATGTCAATGATTGA